The following coding sequences are from one uncultured Bacteroides sp. window:
- a CDS encoding TIGR02757 family protein — protein MQIKSLLEELAKKYNVRSFIETDPVQFPRRFSLLQDIEISALLTSVITWGRRDMIRRDAERIHLLLGESPYEYVMNRKWAALEESSVNIHRTFFERDMWRICKGLYIYYSQHKSLEELFLNPNGLLEGLHQLSMLMNTKHISSPYTQSPCKRTNLMLRWLVRNDGIVDMGVWQKVRPSELIIPLDVHVGRISRMIWGDLPRTDRLKTALVITEHLSELCPEDPCKYDFALFGFGEEQSQLGRSSGKLPFYTGATGI, from the coding sequence ATGCAAATAAAATCTTTATTAGAAGAATTAGCCAAAAAATATAATGTCCGCTCATTTATTGAGACTGATCCGGTGCAATTTCCTCGTAGATTTTCTCTTTTACAGGATATAGAGATCTCGGCATTGCTCACTTCTGTTATAACATGGGGTAGGAGAGATATGATACGTAGGGATGCGGAAAGAATTCATCTGTTGTTGGGTGAAAGTCCTTATGAATATGTAATGAATCGTAAGTGGGCTGCTTTAGAGGAATCATCTGTAAATATACATCGAACCTTTTTTGAACGAGATATGTGGCGTATCTGCAAGGGATTGTATATCTATTACTCCCAACATAAGTCTTTAGAGGAACTTTTTTTGAATCCCAACGGCTTACTTGAGGGGCTACACCAACTCTCTATGTTGATGAATACCAAGCATATTTCTTCTCCTTATACACAAAGTCCGTGTAAACGTACAAATTTGATGCTTCGCTGGTTAGTCAGAAACGATGGTATTGTAGATATGGGAGTCTGGCAAAAAGTACGTCCTTCGGAATTGATTATTCCTCTAGATGTTCATGTAGGAAGGATTTCGAGAATGATATGGGGAGATCTTCCTCGTACAGATCGCCTAAAAACAGCTTTAGTTATTACCGAACATTTGTCTGAACTGTGTCCGGAAGATCCTTGTAAATATGACTTTGCACTGTTTGGTTTTGGTGAAGAGCAAAGTCAGTTAGGGCGCTCTTCTGGAAAGTTGCCGTTCTATACAGGAGCAACTGGTATATAA
- a CDS encoding substrate-binding domain-containing protein, whose product MENKIYTIKDIAQMAGVSAGTVDRVLHDRGDVSKSTKEKVQKVLKEINYQPNMFAIGLAAKKKYTIICLIPFCNEDDYWHSVSCGIERAASELRPFNVIINFIKYTHADHTSYEKACLELKETSADAVLIAPNFREETLTIAEHLKRQHIPFIFIDFNVEGANPLKYIGQNSYMSGYIAAKILMRDYKDGQEVVFFLANNKNNPAEIQMQRRMDGFMKYISDFFSDVPIREIILNKTEDCVDKESLDTFFENHPKAKLGIVFNSRVYLVGNHLLNSKWKMDALVGYDLLQRNVDLLKSGQVKYLIGQRPALQGYRGVKALCEHVIFKRTVNAVKYMPIDVLMKENIDFYFEFE is encoded by the coding sequence ATGGAGAATAAAATATATACGATTAAAGATATTGCCCAAATGGCGGGAGTTTCCGCTGGAACTGTTGATAGAGTTTTGCATGATCGTGGGGATGTCTCTAAATCTACTAAGGAGAAGGTACAAAAGGTCCTTAAAGAGATAAATTACCAACCTAACATGTTTGCTATTGGTCTTGCTGCAAAGAAAAAATACACGATCATTTGTCTCATACCTTTTTGCAATGAAGATGATTACTGGCACTCTGTATCCTGTGGTATAGAACGTGCGGCTAGTGAGCTGCGCCCTTTTAATGTTATTATAAATTTTATTAAGTACACGCATGCTGATCATACGTCTTATGAGAAAGCCTGTCTTGAGCTTAAAGAAACATCTGCTGATGCGGTGCTTATTGCCCCAAACTTTCGTGAGGAAACGTTGACAATAGCTGAACATTTGAAGAGACAACATATCCCCTTTATTTTCATTGATTTTAATGTTGAAGGGGCTAATCCTTTGAAGTATATCGGGCAAAATTCATATATGAGCGGTTACATTGCAGCCAAGATATTAATGCGTGATTATAAGGATGGGCAAGAAGTGGTTTTCTTTTTAGCAAATAATAAGAATAATCCTGCTGAAATACAGATGCAGCGCCGGATGGACGGATTTATGAAATATATATCTGATTTTTTTTCAGATGTTCCTATACGGGAGATTATTTTAAATAAAACGGAGGATTGTGTCGATAAAGAGTCGTTGGATACATTCTTTGAAAATCATCCTAAGGCTAAATTAGGGATAGTTTTTAATTCCAGAGTATATCTCGTTGGAAATCATCTCTTAAACAGCAAGTGGAAGATGGATGCTTTAGTTGGCTATGATTTATTACAGCGCAATGTTGATCTGCTGAAGTCAGGTCAGGTAAAATATCTTATAGGTCAACGTCCTGCCTTGCAAGGGTATCGTGGAGTAAAGGCTCTTTGTGAACACGTTATATTCAAGAGAACGGTGAATGCTGTGAAATATATGCCTATTGATGTTTTAATGAAGGAAAATATTGATTTTTATTTTGAATTTGAATAA
- the rfbC gene encoding dTDP-4-dehydrorhamnose 3,5-epimerase has product MVFIQTEIEGVWIIEPKVFSDARGYFMEAFKKGEFEANVGVINFIQDNESQSSFGVLRGLHYQKGEYSQAKLVRVIKGKVLDVAVDMRKSSPTFGRHVSVELSEENKRQFFIPRGFAHGFLVLSDEAIFTYKVDNVYAPQAEASVLYNDKSLAINWPVSEEQLILSDKDRAAVTFENSSFFI; this is encoded by the coding sequence ATGGTTTTTATTCAAACAGAAATTGAAGGAGTGTGGATTATTGAGCCCAAAGTCTTCTCTGATGCTAGAGGGTATTTTATGGAAGCATTTAAGAAAGGTGAATTTGAGGCTAATGTAGGAGTCATTAATTTTATTCAAGATAATGAATCCCAATCATCTTTTGGTGTATTGAGAGGTTTGCATTATCAAAAAGGAGAATACAGTCAGGCTAAACTAGTTCGCGTAATAAAAGGAAAGGTACTTGATGTTGCTGTAGACATGCGCAAATCATCTCCTACATTTGGACGTCATGTAAGCGTAGAGTTAAGCGAGGAGAATAAACGACAGTTTTTTATACCTAGAGGTTTTGCTCATGGTTTTCTAGTCTTGAGCGACGAAGCAATTTTTACTTATAAAGTAGATAATGTATATGCTCCTCAAGCTGAAGCTTCTGTATTATATAATGACAAATCATTGGCGATTAATTGGCCTGTTTCAGAAGAACAGCTTATCTTATCCGATAAAGATCGCGCTGCTGTGACATTTGAAAATTCCAGTTTCTTTATCTAA
- a CDS encoding DUF4738 domain-containing protein, with amino-acid sequence MKKKILVPFMALLVVACHTGNKTGDNSKQKEDRNAKAQLQGIWIDDDSETPLMRVFGDTIYYVDPQNIPVYFKIINDSIYMYGSELSRYKIDKQSERIFWVHSLSDNILKLHKSEDSDDSLAFSTKPVEAIPSYSDVTKKDSVIMYKGKRYHAYVYINPSKMKVVKTSYSEEGLSMDNVYYDNVIHICVYEGRKSLYASDITKKMFTKLISSDFLSKSVLSDMQFLGVGHAGFHYQASVNVPESSVCNLIDIFITFKGEMSMKVVK; translated from the coding sequence ATGAAAAAAAAGATATTGGTGCCTTTTATGGCACTTCTTGTTGTTGCTTGCCATACAGGTAACAAAACGGGTGATAACTCAAAACAAAAAGAAGATCGAAATGCCAAAGCTCAATTGCAAGGGATTTGGATTGATGATGACAGCGAAACCCCTCTAATGCGTGTCTTTGGGGATACTATTTACTATGTTGACCCCCAAAATATTCCTGTTTATTTTAAGATTATAAATGATAGTATTTATATGTATGGTAGTGAATTGTCGCGCTATAAAATAGATAAGCAAAGTGAACGCATTTTTTGGGTTCACTCTTTGTCGGATAATATACTGAAATTACACAAATCGGAAGATTCTGATGATTCTTTAGCATTTTCTACTAAGCCGGTTGAAGCCATTCCGAGTTACTCGGATGTAACAAAGAAAGATAGTGTGATTATGTATAAGGGAAAACGTTACCATGCTTATGTTTATATTAATCCATCCAAGATGAAAGTGGTAAAAACCTCTTATTCAGAAGAGGGGCTTAGTATGGATAACGTGTATTACGATAACGTAATTCATATTTGTGTTTATGAAGGTAGAAAAAGTCTATATGCTTCAGATATTACGAAGAAGATGTTTACTAAACTTATTTCTTCGGATTTCTTAAGTAAATCAGTTCTATCGGATATGCAGTTTTTGGGAGTAGGGCATGCCGGATTTCATTATCAGGCTTCAGTCAATGTTCCTGAAAGTTCTGTTTGCAATCTTATCGATATCTTTATTACTTTTAAAGGTGAAATGAGTATGAAAGTGGTAAAATAA
- a CDS encoding zinc ribbon domain-containing protein, with translation MEQKICQSCGMPMTTAEEFGTNQDGTLNQDYCIYCFKEGNFTEQITMDEMITQCAEYPDSLKDEKGNSMSKEEFIAKMQAYFPTLKRWQQQ, from the coding sequence ATGGAACAGAAGATTTGCCAAAGTTGTGGAATGCCTATGACAACTGCAGAAGAGTTTGGAACGAACCAAGATGGAACTTTAAATCAAGATTATTGTATTTATTGCTTTAAAGAAGGTAACTTTACGGAGCAAATAACAATGGACGAAATGATTACCCAATGTGCTGAATACCCTGACTCGCTCAAAGATGAAAAGGGAAACAGCATGAGTAAAGAAGAATTTATTGCTAAGATGCAAGCTTATTTTCCAACCTTAAAACGTTGGCAACAACAGTAA
- a CDS encoding DEAD/DEAH box helicase, with translation MKFSELELEDTVLEALESMRFDECTPIQEQAIPIILQGKDLIAVAQTGTGKTAAFLLPILNNLSRGEHQQDVINCVIMSPTRELAQQIDQQMEGFSYFMPVSSVPVYGGNDGSLFEQQKKGLTLGADVVIATPGRLISHLNLGYVDLSHVSYFILDEADRMLDMGFSEDIMQIVKYLPKERQTIMFSATMPTKIQHLAKTILNNPSEIKLSVSKPAEKIVQAAYVCYERQKLGIVQSLFVEEVPEKVIIFVSSKIKVKEVTRALKTMKLNVGEMHSDLEQSQRESIMREFKSGRINILVATDIVARGIDIDDIRLVINFDVPHDSEDYVHRIGRTARANNDGVAITFVSEKEQTNFKNIENFLEKDIYKIPIPENLGEAPEYAPKTNRGGGGSANRGRKKNNFRKKKETRSNRPV, from the coding sequence ATGAAGTTTTCCGAACTAGAATTAGAAGATACTGTGTTAGAAGCACTTGAATCCATGAGGTTTGATGAGTGTACTCCAATACAGGAACAAGCCATCCCCATTATACTTCAAGGCAAAGATTTAATAGCTGTAGCTCAGACAGGTACCGGTAAAACGGCTGCTTTCCTACTTCCTATTCTGAATAACCTTTCTAGAGGTGAGCATCAACAAGATGTTATCAATTGTGTGATCATGTCTCCCACTAGAGAATTGGCACAACAGATTGATCAACAGATGGAAGGCTTTTCTTACTTTATGCCCGTATCAAGTGTTCCTGTTTACGGAGGAAATGACGGTTCGCTATTTGAACAACAAAAAAAAGGATTAACATTAGGAGCCGACGTAGTTATAGCAACCCCCGGACGCTTAATATCTCACTTGAATTTAGGATATGTCGACTTATCGCACGTATCCTATTTTATTTTAGACGAAGCAGACCGCATGCTTGATATGGGATTTTCTGAAGACATCATGCAGATCGTAAAATATTTGCCTAAAGAAAGGCAGACTATTATGTTCTCTGCTACCATGCCTACTAAAATTCAACATTTGGCTAAAACCATTTTAAATAATCCTTCTGAAATAAAGCTGTCAGTATCTAAACCTGCTGAAAAAATTGTTCAAGCAGCTTATGTATGCTACGAGAGACAAAAGCTTGGAATTGTTCAGAGTCTTTTTGTAGAAGAAGTTCCTGAAAAGGTTATCATTTTTGTTTCTTCTAAAATTAAAGTAAAAGAGGTTACGCGAGCTCTCAAAACAATGAAACTTAATGTTGGAGAAATGCATTCCGATTTGGAACAGTCACAACGGGAATCGATTATGCGAGAGTTCAAATCAGGAAGAATTAATATATTGGTTGCTACTGATATTGTGGCTCGTGGCATTGACATCGATGATATCCGTCTAGTAATTAACTTTGATGTCCCTCACGACAGCGAAGACTATGTTCATCGCATTGGTCGTACGGCAAGAGCCAATAATGATGGAGTAGCTATCACCTTTGTGAGTGAAAAGGAACAAACGAACTTTAAAAACATAGAAAACTTTCTAGAAAAAGATATCTATAAAATACCTATTCCAGAAAATCTTGGAGAAGCTCCAGAATATGCCCCCAAGACAAATCGCGGAGGTGGAGGTAGTGCGAACCGTGGACGAAAGAAAAATAATTTCAGAAAAAAGAAAGAAACAAGAAGTAATCGCCCAGTTTAA
- a CDS encoding GyrI-like domain-containing protein: protein MITEKVCQSCGMPLAATEHFGTNTNGTSSTDYCCFCFQHGSFTHDMSMEETIKNSISYMNGSEKIDGRTLTKNEAALKMHIQLPILKRWHSHETTHKEYFAATNRAVDYINEHLHLPINLSDLASIANISGFHFHRIFKALMNESPGEYIQRLRLEKAIFKLQTTQETLTDIAEQTGYQSPHALSKAFKKRFGISPSTFRDQPSELKLSIDDPQVTPVEPQIKEILPKEIICLQVRNSFQEKNAFTHAWKELIQFMNVNGVPDIEHEYVNLSRDISTITKPEQCRRYVGITKQSGIKPKGKFGKQTLEGGLYAVFTHKGAYKDLETLYCSIYRNWIPNSKYRLRDVTFFEKYLNTPDVVSTDELITEIYIPVAPV, encoded by the coding sequence ATGATTACAGAAAAAGTATGCCAGAGTTGCGGCATGCCATTGGCAGCAACCGAGCACTTTGGAACAAATACTAACGGTACTTCATCGACGGACTACTGTTGCTTTTGTTTTCAGCATGGAAGTTTCACTCATGATATGAGCATGGAAGAAACAATTAAGAATTCCATCAGTTATATGAATGGTTCTGAAAAGATAGACGGGCGGACATTAACCAAGAATGAAGCTGCACTAAAGATGCATATTCAACTTCCGATATTAAAAAGGTGGCACTCGCATGAAACGACACACAAAGAATATTTTGCAGCTACCAATCGTGCTGTTGACTACATCAACGAACATCTTCATCTCCCTATTAATCTATCTGATTTAGCAAGTATAGCCAATATATCAGGCTTTCATTTTCATCGCATATTCAAAGCGCTGATGAACGAGAGTCCTGGAGAATATATCCAAAGGTTGAGGTTAGAAAAAGCAATTTTTAAGTTGCAAACAACCCAAGAAACTCTTACAGATATTGCAGAACAAACCGGTTATCAAAGTCCTCATGCGCTCTCCAAAGCATTCAAAAAACGTTTTGGTATTTCTCCCTCCACTTTTCGTGATCAGCCTTCCGAATTAAAACTCTCTATCGACGATCCACAGGTTACTCCCGTAGAACCTCAGATCAAAGAAATTCTTCCTAAAGAGATAATTTGTTTACAAGTCCGTAACTCCTTTCAAGAAAAAAATGCATTCACACATGCTTGGAAGGAGCTTATCCAATTTATGAACGTTAACGGTGTTCCCGATATAGAACATGAATATGTCAATTTAAGCAGAGATATTTCTACAATAACCAAACCTGAACAATGCCGACGATATGTTGGCATAACCAAACAATCAGGAATAAAACCCAAAGGAAAATTTGGCAAACAGACCCTTGAAGGAGGTCTATATGCCGTTTTTACCCACAAAGGAGCATATAAAGACCTTGAAACACTATACTGCTCTATCTATCGAAACTGGATTCCAAACAGCAAATACAGACTCAGAGATGTTACTTTCTTTGAGAAATATCTCAATACGCCTGATGTTGTTTCTACCGATGAATTAATCACTGAAATTTATATACCAGTTGCTCCTGTATAG
- a CDS encoding tagaturonate reductase: MKALNKETAPKTIRPERIIQFGEGNFLRAFVDWIVYNMNEKTDFNSSVVVVQPIEKGMVDMLNGQDNLYHVNLQGLDKGQVVNDLTMIDVISRSLNPYSQNAEFMKLAEQPEMRFVISNTTEAGIAFDSACKLTDAPASSYPGKLTQLLYHRYKTFNGDKSKGLIIFPCELIFLNGHKLKETIYQYIELWNLGAEFKTWFEEACGVYATLVDRIVPGFPRKDIATIKEKLQYDDNLVVQAEIFHLWVIEAPQEVAKEFPADKAGLNVLFVPSEAPYHERKVTLLNGPHTVLSPVAYLSGVNIVRDACQHDVIGKYINKVMFDELMETLNLPKEELKKFGEDVLERFNNPFVDHAVTSIMLNSFPKYETRDLPGLKTYLARKGELPKGLVLGLAAIITYYKGGKREDGAEITPNDAPEIMELLKKLWASNCTKTVTEGVLAAEFIWGEDLNKIAGLTDAVKGYLDSIQEKGMMETVKSIL, from the coding sequence ATGAAAGCTTTAAACAAAGAAACTGCTCCTAAGACTATACGCCCGGAGCGCATTATTCAGTTTGGTGAAGGTAACTTTTTGCGTGCGTTTGTTGATTGGATTGTCTACAACATGAATGAGAAAACTGATTTTAATAGTAGTGTTGTTGTTGTACAGCCTATCGAAAAAGGTATGGTTGATATGCTTAACGGACAAGATAATCTTTATCATGTGAATTTGCAGGGGTTAGATAAAGGACAAGTGGTTAATGATCTTACAATGATTGATGTTATTAGCCGTTCTTTGAATCCTTACAGCCAGAATGCTGAATTCATGAAGCTTGCAGAACAACCTGAAATGCGTTTTGTGATTTCAAATACAACAGAGGCTGGCATTGCTTTTGATTCTGCTTGTAAATTAACAGACGCTCCTGCTTCTTCTTATCCTGGTAAGTTGACTCAGCTGCTTTATCATCGCTACAAAACATTCAATGGAGATAAGAGTAAAGGTCTTATCATTTTCCCTTGCGAATTGATTTTCTTGAACGGACATAAGTTAAAAGAGACAATCTATCAATATATTGAACTATGGAACCTTGGTGCAGAATTCAAAACTTGGTTTGAAGAAGCTTGTGGAGTTTATGCTACATTGGTAGACCGTATTGTTCCTGGCTTCCCTCGTAAAGATATTGCTACTATTAAAGAGAAGTTGCAATATGATGATAACTTGGTTGTTCAAGCTGAAATTTTCCATTTATGGGTTATTGAAGCTCCACAAGAAGTTGCTAAAGAATTCCCTGCTGATAAAGCCGGATTGAATGTCTTATTTGTTCCTTCTGAAGCTCCATATCACGAACGCAAGGTTACTTTGCTTAATGGTCCTCACACTGTTCTTTCTCCGGTAGCTTATCTTTCAGGTGTAAACATTGTACGTGATGCTTGCCAACATGATGTTATTGGCAAATATATCAATAAAGTAATGTTTGATGAATTGATGGAAACATTGAACTTACCTAAAGAGGAGTTAAAGAAATTTGGAGAAGATGTGCTTGAACGCTTTAACAACCCGTTTGTTGATCATGCAGTAACTAGCATTATGCTTAATTCATTCCCTAAATATGAAACTCGTGATCTTCCCGGATTGAAAACATATTTAGCTCGTAAGGGTGAATTACCTAAAGGACTTGTATTAGGATTGGCTGCTATTATCACTTATTACAAAGGTGGAAAACGTGAGGATGGTGCTGAAATTACTCCTAATGATGCTCCTGAAATCATGGAGCTTTTAAAGAAGCTATGGGCTAGCAATTGCACAAAAACTGTAACCGAAGGTGTTCTTGCCGCAGAATTTATCTGGGGAGAAGATCTAAACAAGATTGCCGGACTTACTGATGCTGTTAAGGGCTACCTTGATTCTATTCAGGAAAAAGGTATGATGGAAACAGTTAAGAGTATTTTATAA
- a CDS encoding SPOR domain-containing protein, producing the protein MIELAQHIEALLLENDCVIVPGFGGFVAHYSPATWVAEECLYLPPTRNIGFNPQIKMNDGLLVQSYMASHDTNFSDASKIIDKTVRNLLSLLHEEGKVELTNIGELHFTIHGTYEFIPYDNKITTPYLYGLDAVSIKPLTNKREHSAIKTSPYITLSKEKKTYNISINRTFLRSTVAVAAVVIMFFMMSTPVENTYVGKENYAQLLPTDLFRTIKKESVATTPVKTAKDNSSKSIRTNKTKAINQTKVKPIIVKEVVVPQKKNSTEILDKLETATKIGKTTHSIELTKETPKNIAAQKKDGSYHIIVASSIGSKDAEKYAQKLRAQGYPEAKVLTGTGIIRVSLMSLSDRSEAGKQLSIVRQKENFKNAWVFTPSK; encoded by the coding sequence ATGATTGAATTAGCACAACATATAGAAGCATTATTATTAGAGAACGATTGTGTCATTGTTCCGGGATTTGGAGGTTTTGTAGCTCACTACTCACCAGCTACATGGGTAGCCGAAGAATGTTTGTATTTACCACCTACTCGCAACATTGGTTTCAACCCTCAAATAAAGATGAATGATGGACTTTTGGTGCAATCTTATATGGCTAGTCATGATACTAATTTTTCTGATGCATCTAAAATAATAGATAAAACTGTTAGAAACTTGCTATCTCTATTGCATGAAGAGGGCAAAGTTGAGCTAACTAATATTGGTGAACTCCATTTCACGATTCATGGTACTTATGAGTTTATTCCTTATGACAATAAAATAACCACTCCTTATTTATATGGATTGGATGCTGTCTCAATAAAACCTCTTACTAATAAACGTGAACATTCTGCTATTAAGACCTCTCCTTACATTACGTTATCGAAAGAAAAGAAAACCTATAATATCAGTATAAATCGAACTTTTCTACGCAGCACGGTAGCTGTAGCTGCTGTTGTGATCATGTTTTTCATGATGTCTACTCCGGTTGAGAATACCTATGTTGGTAAAGAGAACTATGCTCAACTACTCCCAACAGATCTATTTAGAACAATTAAAAAAGAATCAGTAGCTACCACCCCTGTTAAGACAGCTAAAGATAATTCTTCCAAATCTATTCGCACCAACAAAACAAAGGCAATCAATCAAACGAAAGTAAAACCTATTATCGTAAAGGAAGTGGTAGTTCCTCAAAAAAAGAACTCTACTGAGATTCTTGATAAACTCGAAACAGCTACTAAAATAGGAAAAACGACCCATTCAATAGAGTTAACAAAAGAAACTCCAAAGAACATAGCTGCTCAAAAAAAAGACGGTTCTTACCATATCATTGTTGCCAGCAGCATTGGCTCCAAAGATGCTGAAAAATATGCTCAGAAATTAAGAGCACAAGGTTACCCTGAAGCTAAAGTGCTAACTGGAACCGGAATTATACGTGTAAGTCTTATGTCCTTATCTGATAGAAGTGAAGCAGGAAAACAATTAAGCATAGTGAGACAAAAAGAGAATTTTAAAAATGCCTGGGTATTCACTCCTTCTAAGTAA
- the uxaC gene encoding glucuronate isomerase: MKNFMDENFLLQTETAQRLYHEHAAKMPIIDYHCHLIPKMVADDHKFKSLTEIWLGGDHYKWRAMRTNGVDERYCTGKDTTDWEKFEKWAETVPYTMRNPLYHWTHLELKTAFGIDKILNPSTAREIYDECNEKLAQAEYSARGMMRRYNVQVVCTTDDPVDSLEYHIQTRESGFEAKMLPTWRPDKAMAVEVPADFRAYMEKLAEVSGVTISTFDDMVAALRVRHEFFAKQGCKLSDHGIEEFYAEDYTDAEIKAIFNKVYGGTELTRDEILKFKSAMLIVFGEMDAESGWTQQFHYGAIRNNNTKMFKLLGPDTGFDSIGEFTTAKAMAKYLDRLNSNGKLAKTILYNLNPCANEVIATMLGNFQDGSVAGKIQFGSGWWFLDQKDGMEKQMNSLSLLGLLSRFVGMLTDSRSFLSYPRHEYFRRTLCNLVGRDVENGEIPVAEIERVNQMIEDISYNNAKNFFQF, from the coding sequence ATGAAAAATTTCATGGATGAGAATTTCTTGTTGCAGACAGAAACTGCACAGAGGTTGTATCACGAACATGCGGCTAAAATGCCGATCATTGATTATCACTGTCACTTAATACCTAAAATGGTAGCAGATGATCACAAGTTCAAATCGCTCACTGAAATCTGGTTAGGCGGTGATCACTACAAATGGCGTGCTATGCGTACTAATGGCGTAGATGAACGTTACTGTACAGGTAAAGATACAACAGACTGGGAGAAGTTTGAAAAATGGGCAGAAACTGTGCCTTATACCATGAGAAATCCTCTTTATCACTGGACTCATTTGGAATTGAAAACAGCATTCGGTATCGATAAAATATTGAATCCTAGCACAGCTCGTGAAATTTATGATGAATGTAACGAGAAATTGGCTCAAGCGGAATATTCTGCCCGTGGTATGATGCGCAGATATAACGTGCAGGTGGTTTGTACAACTGATGATCCTGTAGACTCACTAGAATATCATATCCAGACACGCGAAAGCGGCTTTGAGGCCAAGATGCTTCCCACATGGCGTCCTGACAAAGCTATGGCTGTAGAAGTTCCTGCTGATTTCCGTGCATACATGGAGAAACTTGCTGAAGTAAGTGGAGTGACAATTTCTACATTCGATGACATGGTTGCGGCATTACGCGTTCGTCACGAATTCTTTGCAAAACAAGGCTGTAAACTATCTGACCATGGCATTGAAGAATTTTATGCTGAAGATTATACAGATGCTGAAATAAAAGCAATCTTTAACAAGGTATATGGTGGAACAGAATTGACAAGAGATGAAATACTCAAATTTAAGTCAGCGATGTTGATCGTATTTGGCGAAATGGATGCTGAATCAGGATGGACACAACAATTCCACTATGGAGCTATTCGTAACAACAACACAAAAATGTTTAAGCTCTTAGGTCCTGATACAGGTTTCGACTCCATCGGAGAATTTACCACAGCCAAAGCTATGGCTAAATATCTTGATCGCCTGAATAGCAATGGAAAATTAGCTAAAACCATTTTATACAACCTAAATCCTTGTGCTAACGAAGTTATAGCAACAATGTTAGGGAATTTTCAAGATGGTAGCGTAGCTGGTAAAATACAGTTTGGTTCAGGATGGTGGTTCTTAGATCAAAAAGATGGCATGGAAAAACAAATGAACTCACTTTCATTATTAGGTTTGTTGAGTCGTTTTGTAGGGATGCTTACCGATTCTCGTTCATTCCTTTCTTATCCTCGTCACGAGTATTTCCGTCGTACACTTTGTAACCTTGTTGGTCGCGATGTAGAAAACGGTGAAATTCCTGTAGCTGAAATAGAACGCGTGAACCAAATGATAGAAGATATCAGCTATAACAATGCTAAGAACTTCTTCCAATTCTAA
- a CDS encoding FHA domain-containing protein has translation MKRILCPKCENYLSFDETKYTEGQSLVFVCEHCGKQFSIRLGKTKMKATRKEETFEEETQKDQYGYVTVVENIFGFKQILPLKEGDNEIGRRCVGTIITTPIETGDMSMDRRHCIINVKRNKAGKIIYTLRDAPSLTGTFLRNEILGDKDRIRIEDGAVITIGATTLILHEKENTSSPTK, from the coding sequence ATGAAAAGAATCCTTTGTCCCAAATGTGAAAATTACCTTTCCTTTGATGAAACAAAATATACTGAAGGACAGTCGCTCGTATTCGTATGCGAACATTGTGGCAAACAGTTTAGCATCCGATTAGGCAAAACGAAAATGAAAGCTACTCGCAAAGAGGAAACTTTCGAAGAAGAGACCCAAAAGGATCAATACGGCTATGTCACAGTTGTAGAGAACATATTTGGATTCAAACAAATTTTACCGTTAAAAGAGGGTGATAATGAGATTGGACGCAGATGTGTAGGAACGATAATTACCACCCCTATTGAGACAGGAGATATGAGTATGGATCGTCGGCATTGTATTATAAATGTGAAACGTAATAAAGCCGGAAAAATTATTTATACACTTCGAGATGCTCCTAGTTTAACAGGTACTTTTCTACGAAACGAAATACTAGGTGACAAAGATCGCATACGTATTGAAGATGGAGCCGTTATTACCATTGGAGCTACAACTCTTATACTACACGAAAAAGAAAATACATCTTCCCCTACAAAGTAA